AGCGTACGAGAACTACCTGGGGATGAGCGACGACGAGCTCATGGCGCAGTGCGACATGGGCACCTTCAAGTCCTCCGGGCCCGGCGGCCAGCACCGCAACAAGCGCGAGTCCGCCGTGCGCCTCCGCCACCACCCCACCGGCATCGTCGCCCAGGTCAGCTTCCATTCTCCAGTTGGGCTGCGAGTGCCCAAAACAGAGTGGTTGATTTAGCCGTGATGTCCAGCCCAGTGCTTGAGTGCTTGACGGATGTTGGTTCTAACGGTGAACTTGTAGCCTCTGGGAGATGGAGTACTTGGCACTTCCCAGAATATCCACACCATTGTCAGTTGAGCTTTAGAAGCGCATTGCCTAATTGAGAGATTTATGCTTCAAGTCAATTAACATAGCGATTATTAGTGTGTCCACAACATCAATCAACAATATATGCACCCATCATGGCGGACAGAAATTTTTATTGCTGTACCTACAAAGATCAATCTATCATTGTTTCAGTTAGTGCGCGACAACCTTCATCGATGTCTTTGAACCCAAACAACATCTTGCACTAACCCTCTTAAATGAACATTCTATGCAATGCTTGCCTTGTTCGTGTTTGATCAGTATGGAATGTTGCTTTCCCTACTGAATTCATACGGCCATCACACTGAACATCAAAGTTCAAACCAACCAAATGTCTGATTCTTAATATATATTTTCCCTTCATGTCAGCCATCTGATGTGGTAGAACTAGCTCTTTCTCCACTCCTTTGCATGATAGTTTATCTCATTGTGCTTCCCCACAGGCTGTGGAGGATAGGTCACAACATAAGAATCGATCGTCTGCTTTATCTCGGCTTCGGACCCTGATTGCTCTTAAAGGTAAATCTGATGTGCTtcaagttatgcatgttttagctCAGTAAATGTTTAAATAATACTCCGTCTGTAACTTTCTAAAAGACGTTTTTAGAGTCCATgacagtgtcaaaaaatgtcttgtattaagttacagagggagtatcatgcataccCAATACCACAACTTTGTGACCTAAACAGCTCAGAACTTATTATGTTAGTTGCAAATAACCCCAAGGCAGCAACCTAATGTTTCAATAATTGTTTAATTGATCACCATGCACTTACTCATAATTTACAGCAGCAAAAATGTCGGGTTATGTTTACATCATTCGTTTTCAATTTCCATGGTAGTCATGTAACATCTTGGTCGTTCACATCTTATCAGTTAGGAGGCCGATAAACCTTGATAACTACACTCCTCCAGTTGAACTTCTTCAGATATTGCCACTGAAGTCTACCATTCGATCAAAGGATGTTGGCAGCCAAATTGGGCCAAATAACCCAAAATTTTCTCCAGTATGCTTCTCTTCTTACCTTAAATATGCCAAGTGTGTTTTTATCTCATGCTCAATGTTACCAATTTGAATGCTTCCATTTCCAATGTTCTCTTCTGTTGGTGACAGGGAATGCAAGCTTTATTAGATCTTCTATTTGCTGTTGAAGGTTCTGTATCAGAGGCAGCGAAAATTCTAGGGTAATGCATGACTTTCTAGTCTTCTTGGCAAGTGTAACAAAACAATCTGTTATCAAAAATGGGTGCTAGTTTACAACATGTTCAATCCATTTGGTTTTATGAAACCATCTACTATACAATATGTTGAACTACTTGACATGATGCAGCCTAAGCACTGGTGCCCTGTCAAGGTTAATTCTATCAGATGATTCTCTCCGAGCGGCTGCAAATGAACTGCGAGCCTCCAAGGTATTCCTGCAAATCAGTGTCCAGCTGGTTGTACATGTCTGTTCGTTGAGAAAAGAACAATACAGATCGCATGCCAAAAATCTGCACTCCATAGTCGAGTTCCAGCAATAACTAGTTATGTCACCCAGTGTACCCAAGCTTAGGTGTACTATGACTTCAGTTTCCAGATCACCAGCCATGATATGATCTCCTATTTCATACTAGCATTTTTTTAAATAAGATTATTTGGAAATTTATGCTAGCTAAATCATGGGTCAATTTGTGTTACTGAAACCGCA
The Triticum dicoccoides isolate Atlit2015 ecotype Zavitan chromosome 3A, WEW_v2.0, whole genome shotgun sequence genome window above contains:
- the LOC119269926 gene encoding uncharacterized protein LOC119269926, with the protein product MAARALLLRATARCCSPLHSPTAAPRLHPRLRSHAAAAAPQLRFPALSFSASAASTSSHGPSGGDAGEGEDDKGAYENYLGMSDDELMAQCDMGTFKSSGPGGQHRNKRESAVRLRHHPTGIVAQAVEDRSQHKNRSSALSRLRTLIALKVRRPINLDNYTPPVELLQILPLKSTIRSKDVGSQIGPNNPKFSPGMQALLDLLFAVEGSVSEAAKILGLSTGALSRLILSDDSLRAAANELRASKGLKPLR